The Streptococcus mitis genome has a segment encoding these proteins:
- the rpmD gene encoding 50S ribosomal protein L30, translating into MAQIKITLTKSPIGRIPSQRKTVVALGLGKLNSSVIKEDNAAIRGMITAVSHLVTVEEVN; encoded by the coding sequence ATGGCTCAAATTAAAATTACTTTGACTAAGTCTCCAATCGGACGCATTCCATCACAACGTAAAACTGTTGTAGCACTTGGACTTGGCAAATTGAACAGCTCTGTTATTAAAGAAGATAACGCTGCTATCCGTGGTATGATCACAGCAGTATCTCACTTGGTAACAGTTGAAGAAGTAAACTAA
- the rpsE gene encoding 30S ribosomal protein S5 yields the protein MAFKDNAVELEERVVAVNRVTKVVKGGRRLRFAALVVVGDHNGRVGFGTGKAQEVPEAIRKAVDDAKKNLIEVPMVGTTIPHEVLSEFGGAKVLLKPAVEGSGVAAGGAVRAVVELAGVADITSKSLGSNTPINIVRATVEGLKQLKRAEEVAALRGISVSDLA from the coding sequence ATGGCATTTAAAGACAATGCAGTTGAATTAGAAGAACGCGTAGTTGCTGTCAACCGTGTTACAAAAGTTGTTAAAGGTGGACGTCGTCTTCGTTTCGCAGCTCTTGTTGTTGTTGGTGACCACAACGGTCGCGTAGGATTTGGTACTGGTAAAGCTCAAGAAGTTCCAGAAGCAATCCGTAAAGCAGTAGATGATGCTAAGAAAAACTTGATCGAAGTTCCTATGGTTGGAACAACAATCCCACACGAAGTTCTTTCAGAATTCGGTGGAGCTAAAGTATTGTTGAAACCTGCTGTAGAAGGTTCTGGAGTTGCCGCTGGTGGTGCAGTTCGTGCCGTTGTGGAATTGGCAGGTGTGGCAGATATTACATCTAAATCACTTGGCTCTAACACTCCAATCAACATTGTTCGTGCAACTGTTGAAGGTTTGAAACAATTGAAACGCGCTGAAGAAGTTGCTGCCCTTCGTGGTATTTCAGTTTCTGATTTGGCATAA
- the rplR gene encoding 50S ribosomal protein L18 has product MISKPDKNKLRQKRHRRVRGKLSGTADRPRLNVFRSNTGIYAQVIDDVAGVTLASASTLDKEVSKGTKTEQAVAVGKLVAERANAKGISEVVFDRGGYLYHGRVKALADAARENGLKF; this is encoded by the coding sequence GTGATTTCAAAACCAGATAAAAACAAACTCCGCCAAAAACGCCACCGTCGCGTTCGCGGAAAACTCTCTGGAACTGCTGATCGCCCACGTTTGAACGTATTCCGTTCTAATACAGGCATCTACGCTCAAGTGATTGATGACGTAGCGGGTGTAACGCTCGCAAGTGCTTCAACTCTTGACAAAGAAGTTTCAAAAGGAACTAAAACTGAACAAGCCGTTGCTGTCGGTAAACTCGTTGCAGAACGTGCAAACGCTAAAGGTATTTCAGAAGTGGTGTTCGACCGCGGTGGATATCTATATCACGGACGTGTGAAAGCTTTGGCTGATGCAGCTCGTGAAAACGGATTGAAATTCTAA
- the rplF gene encoding 50S ribosomal protein L6 produces the protein MSRIGNKVIVLPAGVELTNNDNVVTVKGPKGELTREFSKDIEIRVEGTEVTLHRPNDSKEMKTIHGTTRALLNNMVVGVSEGFKKELEMRGVGYRAQLQGTKLVLAVGKSHPDEVEAPEGITFELPNPTTIVVSGISKEVVGQTAAYVRSLRSPEPYKGKGIRYVGEFVRRKEGKTGK, from the coding sequence ATGTCACGTATTGGTAATAAAGTTATCGTGTTGCCTGCTGGTGTTGAACTCACTAACAATGACAACGTTGTAACTGTAAAAGGACCTAAAGGAGAACTTACTCGTGAGTTCTCAAAAGATATTGAAATCCGTGTGGAAGGTACTGAAGTAACTCTTCACCGTCCAAACGATTCAAAAGAAATGAAAACTATCCATGGAACTACTCGTGCCCTTTTGAACAACATGGTTGTTGGTGTATCAGAAGGATTCAAGAAAGAACTTGAAATGCGCGGGGTTGGTTACCGTGCACAACTTCAAGGAACTAAACTTGTTTTGGCTGTTGGTAAATCTCATCCAGACGAAGTTGAAGCTCCAGAAGGAATTACTTTTGAACTTCCAAATCCAACAACAATCGTTGTTAGCGGAATTTCAAAAGAAGTAGTTGGTCAAACAGCTGCTTACGTACGTAGCCTTCGTTCACCAGAACCATATAAAGGTAAAGGTATCCGTTACGTTGGTGAATTCGTTCGCCGTAAAGAAGGTAAAACAGGTAAATAA
- the rpsH gene encoding 30S ribosomal protein S8 — MVMTDPIADFLTRIRNANQAKHEVLEVPASNIKKGIAEILKREGFVKNVEIIEDDKQGIIRVFLKYGPNGEKVITNLKRVSKPGLRVYKKREDLPKVLNGLGIAILSTSEGLLTDKEARQKNVGGEVIAYVW, encoded by the coding sequence ATGGTTATGACTGACCCAATCGCAGACTTCCTAACTCGTATTCGTAACGCTAACCAAGCTAAACACGAAGTACTTGAAGTACCTGCATCAAACATCAAAAAAGGGATTGCTGAAATCCTTAAACGCGAAGGTTTTGTAAAAAACGTTGAAATCATCGAAGATGACAAACAAGGCATCATCCGTGTATTCCTTAAATACGGACCAAACGGTGAAAAAGTTATCACTAACTTGAAACGTGTTTCTAAACCAGGACTTCGTGTCTACAAAAAACGTGAAGACCTTCCAAAAGTTCTTAACGGACTTGGAATTGCTATCCTTTCAACTTCTGAAGGTTTGCTTACTGATAAAGAAGCACGCCAAAAGAATGTTGGTGGAGAAGTTATCGCTTACGTTTGGTAA
- a CDS encoding type Z 30S ribosomal protein S14, with protein MAKKSMIAKNKRPAKFSTQAYTRCEKCGRPHSVYRKFKLCRVCFRELAYKGQIPGVTKASW; from the coding sequence ATGGCTAAAAAATCAATGATTGCTAAGAACAAACGTCCAGCGAAGTTCTCTACTCAAGCTTATACTCGTTGTGAAAAATGTGGTCGTCCACATTCAGTTTACCGCAAATTTAAACTTTGCCGTGTTTGCTTCCGTGAATTAGCTTACAAAGGACAAATTCCTGGTGTAACAAAAGCATCTTGGTAA
- the rplE gene encoding 50S ribosomal protein L5 → MANRLKEKYLNEVVPALTEQFNYSSVMAVPKVDKIVLNMGVGEAVSNAKSLEKAAEELALISGQKPLITKAKKSIAGFRLREGVAIGAKVTLRGERMYEFLDKLVSVSLPRVRDFHGVPTKSFDGRGNYTLGVKEQLIFPEINFDDVDKTRGLDIVIVTTANTDEESRALLTGLGMPFAK, encoded by the coding sequence ATGGCAAATCGTTTAAAAGAAAAATATCTTAATGAAGTAGTTCCTGCTTTGACAGAACAATTCAACTACTCATCAGTGATGGCTGTGCCTAAAGTAGATAAGATCGTTTTGAACATGGGTGTTGGTGAAGCTGTATCAAACGCTAAAAGCCTTGAAAAAGCTGCTGAAGAATTGGCACTTATCTCAGGTCAAAAACCACTTATCACTAAAGCTAAAAAATCAATCGCCGGCTTCCGTCTTCGTGAAGGTGTTGCGATCGGTGCAAAAGTTACCCTTCGTGGTGAACGTATGTACGAATTCTTGGATAAATTGGTTTCAGTTTCACTTCCACGTGTACGTGACTTCCACGGTGTTCCAACAAAATCATTTGATGGACGCGGAAACTACACACTTGGTGTGAAGGAACAATTGATCTTCCCAGAAATCAACTTCGATGACGTTGACAAAACTCGTGGTCTTGACATCGTTATCGTAACAACTGCTAACACTGACGAAGAGTCACGTGCATTGCTTACAGGCCTTGGAATGCCTTTTGCAAAATAA
- the rplX gene encoding 50S ribosomal protein L24, which translates to MFVKKGDKVRVIAGKDKGTEAVVLTALPKVNKVIVEGVNIVKKHQRPTNELPQGGIIEKEAAIHVSNVQVLDKNGVAGRVGYKFVDGKKVRYNKKSGEVLD; encoded by the coding sequence ATGTTTGTAAAAAAAGGCGACAAAGTTCGCGTAATCGCTGGTAAAGATAAGGGAACAGAAGCTGTTGTCCTTACTGCCCTTCCAAAAGTAAACAAAGTTATCGTTGAAGGTGTTAACATCGTTAAGAAACACCAACGTCCAACTAACGAGCTTCCTCAAGGTGGTATCATCGAGAAAGAAGCAGCTATCCACGTATCAAACGTTCAAGTTTTGGACAAAAATGGTGTAGCTGGTCGTGTTGGTTACAAATTTGTAGACGGTAAAAAAGTTCGCTACAACAAAAAATCAGGCGAAGTGCTTGATTAA
- the rplN gene encoding 50S ribosomal protein L14: protein MIQTETRLKVADNSGAREILTIKVLGGSGRKFANIGDVIVASVKQATPGGAVKKGDVVKAVIVRTKSGARRADGSYIKFDENAAVIIREDKTPRGTRIFGPVARELREGGFMKIVSLAPEVL from the coding sequence ATGATTCAAACAGAAACTCGTTTGAAAGTCGCAGACAACAGCGGTGCTCGCGAAATCTTGACTATCAAAGTTCTTGGTGGTTCAGGACGTAAATTTGCAAACATCGGTGATGTTATCGTGGCATCTGTAAAACAAGCTACTCCTGGTGGTGCGGTTAAAAAAGGTGACGTTGTTAAAGCAGTTATCGTTCGTACTAAATCAGGTGCTCGTCGTGCTGATGGTTCATACATCAAATTTGACGAAAACGCAGCAGTTATCATCCGTGAAGACAAAACTCCTCGCGGAACACGTATCTTTGGTCCAGTTGCACGTGAATTGCGTGAAGGTGGCTTCATGAAGATCGTGTCACTTGCTCCAGAAGTACTTTAA
- the rpsQ gene encoding 30S ribosomal protein S17 → MERNNRKVLVGRVVSDKMDKTITVVVETKRNHPVYGKRINYSKKYKAHDENNVAKEGDIVRIMETRPLSATKRFRLVEVVEEAVII, encoded by the coding sequence ATGGAACGCAATAATCGTAAAGTTCTTGTTGGACGTGTTGTATCTGACAAAATGGACAAGACAATCACAGTTGTAGTTGAAACAAAACGTAACCACCCAGTCTATGGTAAACGTATTAACTACTCTAAAAAATACAAAGCTCATGATGAAAACAATGTTGCCAAAGAAGGCGATATCGTACGTATCATGGAAACTCGTCCGCTTTCAGCTACAAAACGTTTCCGTCTTGTAGAAGTTGTTGAAGAAGCGGTCATCATCTAA
- the rpmC gene encoding 50S ribosomal protein L29, protein MKLNEVKEFVKELRGLSQEELAKRENELKKELFELRFQAATGQLEQTARLKEVKKQIARIKTVQSEAK, encoded by the coding sequence ATGAAACTTAATGAAGTAAAAGAATTTGTTAAAGAACTTCGTGGTCTTTCTCAAGAAGAACTCGCGAAGCGCGAAAACGAATTGAAAAAAGAATTGTTTGAACTTCGTTTCCAAGCTGCTACTGGTCAATTAGAACAAACAGCTCGCTTGAAAGAAGTTAAAAAACAAATCGCTCGTATCAAAACAGTTCAATCTGAAGCGAAATAA
- the rplP gene encoding 50S ribosomal protein L16 yields the protein MLVPKRVKHRREFRGKMRGEAKGGKEVAFGEYGLQATTSHWITNRQIEAARIAMTRYMKRGGKVWIKIFPHKSYTAKAIGVRMGSGKGAPEGWVAPVKRGKVMFEIAGVSEEIAREALRLASHKLPVKCKFVKREAE from the coding sequence ATGTTAGTACCTAAACGTGTTAAACACCGTCGTGAATTCCGTGGAAAAATGCGCGGTGAAGCAAAAGGTGGAAAAGAAGTAGCATTCGGTGAATACGGTCTTCAAGCTACAACTAGCCACTGGATCACTAACCGCCAAATCGAAGCTGCTCGTATCGCCATGACTCGTTACATGAAACGTGGTGGTAAAGTTTGGATTAAAATCTTCCCACACAAATCATACACTGCTAAAGCTATCGGTGTGCGTATGGGATCTGGTAAAGGGGCACCTGAAGGTTGGGTAGCACCAGTTAAACGTGGTAAAGTGATGTTCGAAATCGCTGGTGTATCTGAAGAGATTGCTCGCGAAGCGCTTCGTCTTGCTAGCCACAAATTGCCAGTTAAATGTAAATTCGTAAAACGTGAAGCAGAATAA
- the rpsC gene encoding 30S ribosomal protein S3: MGQKVHPIGMRVGIIRDWDAKWYAEKEYADYLHEDLAIRKFVQKELADAAVSTIEIERAVNKVNVSLHTAKPGMVIGKGGANVDALRAKLNKLTGKQVHINIIEIKQPDLDAHLVGEGIARQLEQRVAFRRAQKQAIQRAMRAGAKGIKTQVSGRLNGADIARAEGYSEGTVPLHTLRADIDYAWEEADTTYGKLGVKVWIYRGEVLPARKNTKGGK, encoded by the coding sequence GTGGGTCAAAAAGTACATCCAATTGGTATGCGTGTCGGCATCATCCGTGATTGGGATGCCAAATGGTATGCTGAAAAAGAATACGCGGATTACCTTCATGAAGATCTTGCAATCCGTAAATTCGTTCAAAAAGAACTTGCTGACGCAGCAGTTTCAACTATCGAAATTGAACGCGCAGTAAACAAAGTTAACGTTTCACTTCACACTGCTAAACCAGGTATGGTTATCGGTAAAGGTGGTGCTAACGTTGATGCACTCCGTGCAAAACTTAACAAATTGACTGGAAAACAAGTACACATCAACATCATCGAAATCAAACAACCTGATTTGGATGCTCACCTTGTAGGTGAAGGAATTGCTCGTCAGTTGGAGCAACGTGTTGCTTTCCGTCGTGCACAAAAACAAGCAATCCAACGTGCAATGCGTGCTGGAGCTAAAGGAATCAAAACTCAAGTATCAGGTCGTTTGAACGGTGCAGATATCGCCCGTGCTGAAGGATACTCTGAAGGAACTGTTCCACTTCACACACTTCGTGCAGATATCGATTACGCTTGGGAAGAAGCAGATACTACATACGGTAAACTTGGTGTTAAAGTATGGATCTACCGTGGTGAAGTTCTTCCAGCTCGCAAAAACACTAAAGGAGGTAAATAA
- the rplV gene encoding 50S ribosomal protein L22 gives MAEITSAKAMARTVRVSPRKSRLVLDNIRGKSVADAIAILTFTPNKAAEIILKVLNSAVANAENNFGLDKANLVVSEAFANEGPTMKRFRPRAKGSASPINKRTAHITVAVAEK, from the coding sequence ATGGCAGAAATTACTTCAGCTAAAGCAATGGCTCGTACAGTACGTGTTTCACCTCGTAAATCACGTCTTGTTCTTGATAACATCCGTGGTAAAAGCGTAGCCGATGCAATCGCAATCTTGACATTCACTCCAAACAAAGCTGCTGAAATCATCTTGAAAGTTTTGAACTCAGCTGTAGCTAACGCTGAAAACAACTTTGGTTTGGATAAAGCTAACTTGGTAGTATCTGAAGCATTCGCAAACGAAGGACCAACTATGAAACGTTTCCGTCCACGTGCGAAAGGTTCAGCTTCACCAATCAACAAACGTACAGCTCACATCACTGTGGCTGTTGCAGAAAAATAA
- the rpsS gene encoding 30S ribosomal protein S19 codes for MGRSLKKGPFVDEHLMKKVEAQANDEKKKVIKTWSRRSTIFPSFIGYTIAVYDGRKHVPVYIQEDMVGHKLGEFAPTRTYKGHAADDKKTRRK; via the coding sequence ATGGGACGCAGTCTTAAAAAAGGACCTTTCGTCGATGAGCATTTGATGAAAAAAGTTGAAGCTCAAGCTAACGACGAAAAGAAAAAAGTTATTAAAACTTGGTCACGTCGTTCAACGATCTTCCCAAGTTTCATTGGTTACACTATTGCAGTTTATGACGGACGTAAACACGTACCTGTTTATATCCAAGAAGACATGGTAGGTCACAAACTTGGTGAATTTGCACCAACTCGTACTTACAAAGGTCACGCTGCAGACGACAAGAAAACACGTAGAAAATAA
- the rplB gene encoding 50S ribosomal protein L2, whose product MGIRVYKPTTNGRRNMTSLDFVEITTSTPEKSLLVALKSKAGRNNNGRITVRHQGGGHKRFYRLVDFKRNKDNVEAVVKTIEYDPNRSANIALVHYTDGVKAYIIAPKGLEVGQRIVSGPEADIKVGNALPLANIPVGTLIHNIELKPGRGGELVRAAGASAQVLGSEGKYVLVRLQSGEVRMILGTCRATVGVVGNEQHGLVNLGKAGRSRWKGIRPTVRGSVMNPNDHPHGGGEGKAPVGRKAPSTPWGKPALGLKTRNKKAKSDKLIVRRRNEK is encoded by the coding sequence GTGGGAATTCGTGTTTATAAACCAACAACAAACGGTCGCCGTAATATGACTTCTTTGGATTTCGTTGAAATCACAACAAGCACTCCTGAAAAATCATTGCTTGTTGCATTGAAGAGCAAGGCTGGTCGTAACAACAACGGTCGTATCACAGTTCGTCACCAAGGTGGTGGACACAAACGTTTTTACCGTTTGGTTGACTTCAAGCGTAACAAAGACAACGTTGAAGCAGTTGTTAAAACAATCGAGTACGATCCAAACCGTTCTGCAAACATCGCTCTTGTACACTACACTGACGGTGTGAAAGCGTACATCATCGCTCCAAAAGGTCTTGAAGTTGGTCAACGTATCGTTTCAGGTCCAGAAGCAGATATCAAAGTCGGAAACGCTCTTCCACTTGCTAACATCCCAGTTGGTACTTTGATCCACAACATCGAGTTGAAACCAGGTCGTGGTGGTGAATTGGTACGTGCTGCTGGTGCATCTGCTCAAGTATTGGGTTCTGAAGGCAAATACGTTCTTGTTCGTCTTCAATCAGGTGAAGTTCGTATGATTCTTGGAACTTGCCGTGCTACAGTTGGTGTTGTCGGAAACGAACAACATGGACTTGTAAACCTTGGTAAAGCAGGACGTAGCCGTTGGAAAGGTATCCGCCCAACAGTTCGTGGTTCTGTAATGAACCCTAACGATCACCCACACGGTGGTGGTGAAGGTAAAGCACCAGTTGGTCGTAAAGCACCATCTACTCCATGGGGCAAACCTGCTCTTGGTCTTAAAACTCGTAACAAGAAAGCGAAATCTGACAAACTTATCGTTCGTCGTCGCAACGAGAAATAA
- a CDS encoding 50S ribosomal protein L23 produces MNLYDVIKKPVITESSMAQLEAGKYVFEVDTRAHKLLIKQAVEAAFEGVKVANVNTINVKPKAKRVGRYTGFTNKTKKAIITLTADSKAIELFAAEAE; encoded by the coding sequence ATGAATTTGTATGATGTTATCAAAAAACCTGTAATCACTGAAAGCTCAATGGCTCAACTTGAAGCAGGAAAATATGTATTTGAAGTTGACACTCGTGCACACAAACTTTTGATCAAGCAAGCTGTTGAAGCTGCTTTCGAAGGTGTTAAAGTTGCTAATGTTAACACAATCAACGTAAAACCAAAAGCTAAACGTGTTGGACGTTACACTGGTTTTACTAACAAAACTAAAAAAGCTATCATCACACTTACAGCTGATTCTAAAGCAATCGAGTTGTTTGCTGCTGAAGCTGAATAA
- the rplD gene encoding 50S ribosomal protein L4 — translation MANVTLFDQTGKQAGEVVLNDAIFGIEPNESVVFDVIISQRASLRQGTHAVKNRSAVSGGGRKPWRQKGTGRARQGSIRSPQWRGGGIVFGPTPRSYAYKLPQKVRRLALKSVYSEKVAENKFVAVDSLEFTAPKTAEFAKVLAALSIDSKVLVILEEGNEFAALSARNLPNVKVATATTASVLDIANSDKLLVTQAAISKIEEVLA, via the coding sequence ATGGCAAATGTAACATTATTCGACCAAACTGGTAAACAAGCGGGCGAAGTTGTTCTTAATGATGCAATCTTTGGTATCGAACCAAATGAATCTGTTGTGTTTGATGTGATCATCAGCCAACGTGCTAGCCTTCGTCAAGGAACTCACGCAGTTAAAAACCGCTCAGCTGTTTCAGGTGGCGGACGCAAACCATGGCGTCAAAAAGGAACTGGACGTGCTCGTCAAGGTTCTATCCGCTCTCCACAATGGCGTGGTGGTGGAATCGTCTTCGGACCAACTCCACGTAGCTATGCGTACAAACTTCCTCAAAAAGTTCGTCGCCTTGCGCTTAAATCTGTTTACTCAGAAAAAGTTGCTGAAAATAAATTTGTAGCCGTTGATTCTCTTGAATTTACAGCTCCAAAAACTGCTGAATTTGCAAAAGTTCTTGCAGCTTTGAGCATCGATTCTAAAGTCCTTGTTATTCTTGAAGAAGGAAACGAATTCGCAGCTCTCTCAGCTCGTAACCTTCCAAACGTGAAAGTTGCGACTGCTACAACTGCAAGTGTTCTTGACATCGCAAATAGTGACAAACTTCTTGTTACTCAAGCAGCTATCTCTAAAATCGAGGAGGTTCTTGCATAA
- the rplC gene encoding 50S ribosomal protein L3, whose amino-acid sequence MTKGILGKKVGMTQIFTEAGELIPVTVIEATPNVVLQVKTVETDGYNAIQVGFDDKREVLSNKPAKGHVAKANTAPKRFIREFKNVEGLEVGAEITVETFAAGDVVDVTGTSKGKGFQGVIKRHGQSRGPMAHGSRYHRRPGSMGPVAPNRVFKGKNLAGRMGGDRVTIQNLEVVQVVPEKNVILIKGNVPGAKKSLITIKSAVKAGK is encoded by the coding sequence ATGACAAAAGGAATCTTAGGGAAAAAAGTGGGAATGACTCAAATCTTCACTGAAGCTGGCGAATTGATCCCTGTAACAGTTATTGAAGCAACTCCAAACGTTGTTCTTCAAGTTAAAACTGTTGAAACAGACGGATACAACGCTATCCAAGTTGGTTTCGATGACAAACGCGAAGTATTGAGCAACAAACCTGCTAAAGGACATGTAGCGAAAGCTAACACGGCTCCTAAGCGCTTCATTCGTGAATTCAAAAACGTTGAAGGCTTGGAAGTTGGTGCTGAAATCACAGTTGAAACATTCGCAGCTGGAGACGTTGTTGACGTAACTGGTACTTCTAAAGGTAAAGGTTTCCAAGGTGTTATCAAACGCCACGGACAATCACGTGGACCAATGGCTCACGGTTCTCGTTACCACCGTCGTCCAGGTTCTATGGGACCTGTTGCACCTAACCGCGTATTCAAAGGTAAAAACCTTGCAGGACGTATGGGTGGCGACCGCGTAACAATTCAAAACCTTGAAGTTGTACAAGTTGTTCCAGAAAAGAACGTTATCCTTATCAAAGGTAACGTACCAGGTGCTAAGAAATCTCTTATCACTATCAAGTCAGCAGTTAAAGCTGGTAAATAA
- the rpsJ gene encoding 30S ribosomal protein S10 — MANKKIRIRLKAYEHRTLDTAAAKIVESATRTGAQVAGPIPLPTERSLYTIIRATHKYKDSREQFEMRTHKRLIDIVNPTQKTVDALMKLDLPSGVNVEIKL; from the coding sequence ATGGCAAACAAAAAAATCCGTATCCGTTTGAAAGCTTACGAACACCGTACGCTTGACACAGCGGCTGCAAAAATCGTAGAATCAGCTACTCGTACAGGTGCACAAGTTGCGGGTCCAATCCCACTTCCAACTGAACGTAGCCTCTACACAATCATTCGTGCGACTCACAAATATAAAGACTCTCGCGAACAATTTGAAATGCGTACACACAAACGTTTGATCGATATCGTTAACCCAACTCAAAAAACAGTTGATGCTTTGATGAAATTGGATCTTCCAAGTGGTGTAAACGTAGAAATCAAACTTTAA
- the nrdG gene encoding anaerobic ribonucleoside-triphosphate reductase activating protein gives MNNPKPQEWKSEELSQGRIIDYKAFNFVDGEGVRNSLYVSGCMFHCEGCYNVATWSFKAGIPYTAELEEQIMADLAQPYVQGLTLLGGEPFLNTGILLPLVKRIRKELPDKDIWSWTGYTWEEMMLETPDKLELLSLIDILVDGRYDRTKRNLMLQFRGSSNQRIIDVQKSLKSGQVVIWDKLNDGKESYEQVKRE, from the coding sequence ATGAATAATCCTAAACCACAAGAATGGAAAAGCGAAGAACTCAGTCAAGGGCGGATTATTGATTACAAGGCCTTTAACTTTGTAGATGGAGAGGGTGTGCGTAACTCTCTCTATGTATCAGGCTGCATGTTTCACTGCGAGGGATGTTATAATGTAGCGACTTGGTCTTTCAAGGCAGGAATTCCCTATACAGCAGAATTAGAAGAACAGATCATGGCTGATCTTGCTCAACCCTATGTTCAAGGCTTGACTTTGCTGGGAGGGGAGCCTTTTCTCAATACTGGGATTCTTTTGCCACTCGTTAAGCGGATTCGGAAGGAATTGCCAGATAAGGATATCTGGTCCTGGACGGGCTATACATGGGAAGAAATGATGTTGGAAACTCCAGATAAACTGGAACTATTGTCGCTAATTGACATCCTTGTCGATGGACGGTATGACCGAACTAAGAGAAATCTCATGCTCCAGTTTCGAGGTTCGTCCAACCAACGAATTATCGATGTGCAAAAATCTCTCAAAAGTGGGCAGGTAGTGATTTGGGATAAGCTTAATGACGGAAAAGAAAGCTATGAACAGGTGAAGAGAGAGTAA
- a CDS encoding GNAT family N-acetyltransferase codes for MELRRPRLADKETVLEMMAEFEKSQSAHDGGFWDTENFVYEEWLESNQNQEMGIKLPEGWVPAIQLVAFSVKDRAIGFLNLRLRLSNFLLEEGGHIGYSIRPSERGKGYAKETLRQGLQVAKEKNIKRTLVTCSVNNPASRAVILANGGLLEDVRNGVERYWIEVVNE; via the coding sequence ATGGAACTACGCAGACCAAGATTAGCAGATAAAGAAACAGTTTTAGAGATGATGGCAGAGTTTGAAAAGAGCCAATCAGCCCATGACGGAGGATTTTGGGATACAGAGAACTTTGTGTATGAAGAGTGGTTGGAAAGCAATCAGAATCAGGAAATGGGAATTAAGCTGCCTGAAGGGTGGGTTCCCGCAATTCAGTTAGTAGCTTTTTCTGTGAAAGATAGAGCAATTGGATTTCTTAATCTCCGGTTGCGCCTCAGTAACTTTCTACTAGAAGAAGGTGGCCACATTGGCTACTCCATTCGTCCATCAGAAAGAGGCAAGGGTTATGCTAAGGAAACTCTCCGTCAGGGCTTGCAAGTTGCTAAGGAAAAGAATATCAAGAGAACTCTTGTGACCTGTAGCGTAAATAATCCTGCTAGCAGAGCAGTCATTTTAGCAAATGGTGGGCTCCTTGAGGATGTTCGTAATGGTGTGGAGCGTTATTGGATAGAGGTAGTGAATGAATAA